One part of the Sarcophilus harrisii chromosome 5, mSarHar1.11, whole genome shotgun sequence genome encodes these proteins:
- the DBF4 gene encoding protein DBF4 homolog A isoform X2, whose translation MKAGTMRIRSKGHHPGGIQIKNEKNRPSLKTVKNDNKSEKSKYKPLWGKVFYLDLPSVVISERLEKDLKELGGRVEEFLSKDISYLISNKKEAKYAQTLGCISPVPSPESTYTGGNTSPHPSCDGSSFKTPDPVCMSRGKLLVEKAIKEHEFIPSNSILSNALSWGVKILHIDDIKYYIEQKKKELYLIKKSSTSIREVGKRLGVQKTKTGRLKKPFVKVEDSSHHYRPFYLQLSNIPLINYSVPKPCSPFDLDKTSSLQKQMQAKQRNRTGCEADEGRCTPAQPRLRENKRKGYCECCSQKYEALQAHLLSEQHRNFAQSTQYQVVDDIISKLVYDFVEYKNNISRRVKCSIGSFAPITGNTFKRNESEKELELHCVSPNDPQGNPTKQVIKQDFQYQESKDPSQKVAFSSEPIDSFASCSPCPYNSTSKLGEHLDCRKSSIINPVKENIKLDLVQLPLNNDTQGYTPQVSDHKGIRNEKDLEALKTEYCPYILETFMHVSDFDETDKNVSQLKRKSDSTLFPDTCQKKKGTSSPHRNDSSLRVISNSPKQSIGQAKIVSCSPSGEEPKQVDVESTDSLPSGRLHRKVKIVLGRNKKRSQKKNVELHLKNKTEFPATREENSICSSPIQSLVELFQTSEDNSEFLGFTSCSENHGSCDVLEVWEEETGNSLLSMFLSSPSSTSTFTGF comes from the exons gtggtattcaaataaaaaatgagaagaatagaCCATCTTTGAAAACTGTGAAAAATGATAACAAATCAGAAAAGTCTAAATATAAGCCACTCTGGGGAAAAGTCTTTTATCTTGATTTGCCATCTGTTGTGATATCTGAAAGGCTGGAAAAGGACCTCAAGGAACTAGGAGGG agagttgaagaatttctcagcaaagatataaGTTAcctaatttcaaataaaaaggaagcaaaatatgCTCAGACATTGGGGTGTATTTCTCCTGTCCCAAGTCCGGAATCAACATATACAGGAGGAAATACTTCACCTCATCCTAGTTGTGATGGAAGTTCATTCAAGACTCCAGATCCA GTATGTATGAGCAGAGGAAAATTATTAGTTGAAAAAGCTATCAAGGAACAT GAATTCATCCCTTCAAATAGTATACTGTCAAATGCTTTATCCTGGGGAGTGAAAATTCTTCATATTGATg atattaaatactatattgaacaaaagaaaaaagaattgtatcTGATCAAGAAATCAAGCACATCAATACGAGAAGTG ggaaaacGATTGGGTgttcagaaaacaaaaa CAGGAAGGCTCAAAAAGCCATTTGTAAAGGTGGAAGATTCAAGTCA CCATTACAGACCATTTTACCTTCAGTTGTCCAATATACCTCTTATAAACTATTCCGTCCCTAAGCCTTGCAGTCCTTTTGATTTGGATAAAACATCTAGTCTGCAGAAACAAATGCAAGCTAAGCAAAG GAACAGAACTGGTTGTGAAGCTGATGAAGGGCGCTGTACCCCCGCACAGCCCCGCCTGCGAGAGAACAAGAGGAAAGGCTACTGTGAGTGCTGCTCCCAGAAGTACGAGGCGCTCCAGGCT catCTTCTAAGTGAACAACACAGAAACTTTGCACAGAGTACTCAGTATCAAGTTGTCGATGATATCATATCCAAGTTGGTGTATGATTTTgtagaatacaaaaataatatatccagaag agtaaaatGCAGTATTGGATCTTTTGCTCCCATTActggaaatacttttaaaaggaaTGAATCTGAAAAGGAACTGGAATTGCACTGTGTTTCCCCAAATGACCCTCAGGGAAATCCAACCAAACAGGTGATAAAACAGGATTTCCAATATCAAGAAAGCAAGGATCCTTCGCAGAAAGTTGCCTTCAGTTCCGAGCCTATAGATTCATTTGCTTCATGCAGCCCATGTCCTTACAATTCAACAAGCAAGCTTGGAGAACATTTGGACTGTAGAAAGTCTTCTATAATAAATCCAGTGAAAGAGAACATTAAGCTGGATTTGGTACAACTACCTCTGAATAATGATACACAGGGATATACTCCTCAAGTTTCTGACcataaaggaattagaaatgaaaaagacttAGAAGCATTAAAAACAGAATACTGCCCATATATCCTAGAGACATTTATGCACGTTTCTGATTTTGATGAAACAGACAAAAATGTATCTCAACTAAAACGAAAGTCAGATAGTACACTTTTTCCAGATACCTGTCAGAAGAAGAAAGGCACTAGCTCCCCACATCGTAATGATTCTAGTCTTAGAGTCATTAGCAATTCACCAAAACAATCAATAGGTCAAGCCAAGATAGTATCCTGTAGTCCTTCTGGTGAAGAACCCAAACAAGTGGATGTAGAAAGTACAGACAGTTTACCTTCAGGGAGGCTGCACCGCAAAGTAAAAATTGTattaggaagaaacaaaaaaagaagtcagaagaaaaatgttgaattacatttaaagaacaaaacagaatttCCTGCTACAAGGGAAGAAAATAGTATTTGTAGTTCACCAATACAGTCTTTAGTGGAATTATTTCAAACCAGTGAAGACAATTCTGAGTTTTTGGGTTTTACAAGCTGTTCTGAAAACCATGGTTCATGTGATGTTTTAGAAGTTTGGgaagaagaaactggaaatagTTTATTGTCCatgtttctctcttccccttcttcaacTTCCACATTTACTGGGTTTTAG
- the DBF4 gene encoding protein DBF4 homolog A isoform X1, with amino-acid sequence MKAGTMRIRSKGHHPAGGIQIKNEKNRPSLKTVKNDNKSEKSKYKPLWGKVFYLDLPSVVISERLEKDLKELGGRVEEFLSKDISYLISNKKEAKYAQTLGCISPVPSPESTYTGGNTSPHPSCDGSSFKTPDPVCMSRGKLLVEKAIKEHEFIPSNSILSNALSWGVKILHIDDIKYYIEQKKKELYLIKKSSTSIREVGKRLGVQKTKTGRLKKPFVKVEDSSHHYRPFYLQLSNIPLINYSVPKPCSPFDLDKTSSLQKQMQAKQRNRTGCEADEGRCTPAQPRLRENKRKGYCECCSQKYEALQAHLLSEQHRNFAQSTQYQVVDDIISKLVYDFVEYKNNISRRVKCSIGSFAPITGNTFKRNESEKELELHCVSPNDPQGNPTKQVIKQDFQYQESKDPSQKVAFSSEPIDSFASCSPCPYNSTSKLGEHLDCRKSSIINPVKENIKLDLVQLPLNNDTQGYTPQVSDHKGIRNEKDLEALKTEYCPYILETFMHVSDFDETDKNVSQLKRKSDSTLFPDTCQKKKGTSSPHRNDSSLRVISNSPKQSIGQAKIVSCSPSGEEPKQVDVESTDSLPSGRLHRKVKIVLGRNKKRSQKKNVELHLKNKTEFPATREENSICSSPIQSLVELFQTSEDNSEFLGFTSCSENHGSCDVLEVWEEETGNSLLSMFLSSPSSTSTFTGF; translated from the exons caggtggtattcaaataaaaaatgagaagaatagaCCATCTTTGAAAACTGTGAAAAATGATAACAAATCAGAAAAGTCTAAATATAAGCCACTCTGGGGAAAAGTCTTTTATCTTGATTTGCCATCTGTTGTGATATCTGAAAGGCTGGAAAAGGACCTCAAGGAACTAGGAGGG agagttgaagaatttctcagcaaagatataaGTTAcctaatttcaaataaaaaggaagcaaaatatgCTCAGACATTGGGGTGTATTTCTCCTGTCCCAAGTCCGGAATCAACATATACAGGAGGAAATACTTCACCTCATCCTAGTTGTGATGGAAGTTCATTCAAGACTCCAGATCCA GTATGTATGAGCAGAGGAAAATTATTAGTTGAAAAAGCTATCAAGGAACAT GAATTCATCCCTTCAAATAGTATACTGTCAAATGCTTTATCCTGGGGAGTGAAAATTCTTCATATTGATg atattaaatactatattgaacaaaagaaaaaagaattgtatcTGATCAAGAAATCAAGCACATCAATACGAGAAGTG ggaaaacGATTGGGTgttcagaaaacaaaaa CAGGAAGGCTCAAAAAGCCATTTGTAAAGGTGGAAGATTCAAGTCA CCATTACAGACCATTTTACCTTCAGTTGTCCAATATACCTCTTATAAACTATTCCGTCCCTAAGCCTTGCAGTCCTTTTGATTTGGATAAAACATCTAGTCTGCAGAAACAAATGCAAGCTAAGCAAAG GAACAGAACTGGTTGTGAAGCTGATGAAGGGCGCTGTACCCCCGCACAGCCCCGCCTGCGAGAGAACAAGAGGAAAGGCTACTGTGAGTGCTGCTCCCAGAAGTACGAGGCGCTCCAGGCT catCTTCTAAGTGAACAACACAGAAACTTTGCACAGAGTACTCAGTATCAAGTTGTCGATGATATCATATCCAAGTTGGTGTATGATTTTgtagaatacaaaaataatatatccagaag agtaaaatGCAGTATTGGATCTTTTGCTCCCATTActggaaatacttttaaaaggaaTGAATCTGAAAAGGAACTGGAATTGCACTGTGTTTCCCCAAATGACCCTCAGGGAAATCCAACCAAACAGGTGATAAAACAGGATTTCCAATATCAAGAAAGCAAGGATCCTTCGCAGAAAGTTGCCTTCAGTTCCGAGCCTATAGATTCATTTGCTTCATGCAGCCCATGTCCTTACAATTCAACAAGCAAGCTTGGAGAACATTTGGACTGTAGAAAGTCTTCTATAATAAATCCAGTGAAAGAGAACATTAAGCTGGATTTGGTACAACTACCTCTGAATAATGATACACAGGGATATACTCCTCAAGTTTCTGACcataaaggaattagaaatgaaaaagacttAGAAGCATTAAAAACAGAATACTGCCCATATATCCTAGAGACATTTATGCACGTTTCTGATTTTGATGAAACAGACAAAAATGTATCTCAACTAAAACGAAAGTCAGATAGTACACTTTTTCCAGATACCTGTCAGAAGAAGAAAGGCACTAGCTCCCCACATCGTAATGATTCTAGTCTTAGAGTCATTAGCAATTCACCAAAACAATCAATAGGTCAAGCCAAGATAGTATCCTGTAGTCCTTCTGGTGAAGAACCCAAACAAGTGGATGTAGAAAGTACAGACAGTTTACCTTCAGGGAGGCTGCACCGCAAAGTAAAAATTGTattaggaagaaacaaaaaaagaagtcagaagaaaaatgttgaattacatttaaagaacaaaacagaatttCCTGCTACAAGGGAAGAAAATAGTATTTGTAGTTCACCAATACAGTCTTTAGTGGAATTATTTCAAACCAGTGAAGACAATTCTGAGTTTTTGGGTTTTACAAGCTGTTCTGAAAACCATGGTTCATGTGATGTTTTAGAAGTTTGGgaagaagaaactggaaatagTTTATTGTCCatgtttctctcttccccttcttcaacTTCCACATTTACTGGGTTTTAG
- the DBF4 gene encoding protein DBF4 homolog A isoform X3: MKAGTMRIRSKGHHPAGGIQIKNEKNRPSLKTVKNDNKSEKSKYKPLWGKVFYLDLPSVVISERLEKDLKELGGRVEEFLSKDISYLISNKKEAKYAQTLGCISPVPSPESTYTGGNTSPHPSCDGSSFKTPDPVCMSRGKLLVEKAIKEHEFIPSNSILSNALSWGVKILHIDDIKYYIEQKKKELYLIKKSSTSIREVGKRLGVQKTKRRLKKPFVKVEDSSHHYRPFYLQLSNIPLINYSVPKPCSPFDLDKTSSLQKQMQAKQRNRTGCEADEGRCTPAQPRLRENKRKGYCECCSQKYEALQAHLLSEQHRNFAQSTQYQVVDDIISKLVYDFVEYKNNISRRVKCSIGSFAPITGNTFKRNESEKELELHCVSPNDPQGNPTKQVIKQDFQYQESKDPSQKVAFSSEPIDSFASCSPCPYNSTSKLGEHLDCRKSSIINPVKENIKLDLVQLPLNNDTQGYTPQVSDHKGIRNEKDLEALKTEYCPYILETFMHVSDFDETDKNVSQLKRKSDSTLFPDTCQKKKGTSSPHRNDSSLRVISNSPKQSIGQAKIVSCSPSGEEPKQVDVESTDSLPSGRLHRKVKIVLGRNKKRSQKKNVELHLKNKTEFPATREENSICSSPIQSLVELFQTSEDNSEFLGFTSCSENHGSCDVLEVWEEETGNSLLSMFLSSPSSTSTFTGF, from the exons caggtggtattcaaataaaaaatgagaagaatagaCCATCTTTGAAAACTGTGAAAAATGATAACAAATCAGAAAAGTCTAAATATAAGCCACTCTGGGGAAAAGTCTTTTATCTTGATTTGCCATCTGTTGTGATATCTGAAAGGCTGGAAAAGGACCTCAAGGAACTAGGAGGG agagttgaagaatttctcagcaaagatataaGTTAcctaatttcaaataaaaaggaagcaaaatatgCTCAGACATTGGGGTGTATTTCTCCTGTCCCAAGTCCGGAATCAACATATACAGGAGGAAATACTTCACCTCATCCTAGTTGTGATGGAAGTTCATTCAAGACTCCAGATCCA GTATGTATGAGCAGAGGAAAATTATTAGTTGAAAAAGCTATCAAGGAACAT GAATTCATCCCTTCAAATAGTATACTGTCAAATGCTTTATCCTGGGGAGTGAAAATTCTTCATATTGATg atattaaatactatattgaacaaaagaaaaaagaattgtatcTGATCAAGAAATCAAGCACATCAATACGAGAAGTG ggaaaacGATTGGGTgttcagaaaacaaaaa GAAGGCTCAAAAAGCCATTTGTAAAGGTGGAAGATTCAAGTCA CCATTACAGACCATTTTACCTTCAGTTGTCCAATATACCTCTTATAAACTATTCCGTCCCTAAGCCTTGCAGTCCTTTTGATTTGGATAAAACATCTAGTCTGCAGAAACAAATGCAAGCTAAGCAAAG GAACAGAACTGGTTGTGAAGCTGATGAAGGGCGCTGTACCCCCGCACAGCCCCGCCTGCGAGAGAACAAGAGGAAAGGCTACTGTGAGTGCTGCTCCCAGAAGTACGAGGCGCTCCAGGCT catCTTCTAAGTGAACAACACAGAAACTTTGCACAGAGTACTCAGTATCAAGTTGTCGATGATATCATATCCAAGTTGGTGTATGATTTTgtagaatacaaaaataatatatccagaag agtaaaatGCAGTATTGGATCTTTTGCTCCCATTActggaaatacttttaaaaggaaTGAATCTGAAAAGGAACTGGAATTGCACTGTGTTTCCCCAAATGACCCTCAGGGAAATCCAACCAAACAGGTGATAAAACAGGATTTCCAATATCAAGAAAGCAAGGATCCTTCGCAGAAAGTTGCCTTCAGTTCCGAGCCTATAGATTCATTTGCTTCATGCAGCCCATGTCCTTACAATTCAACAAGCAAGCTTGGAGAACATTTGGACTGTAGAAAGTCTTCTATAATAAATCCAGTGAAAGAGAACATTAAGCTGGATTTGGTACAACTACCTCTGAATAATGATACACAGGGATATACTCCTCAAGTTTCTGACcataaaggaattagaaatgaaaaagacttAGAAGCATTAAAAACAGAATACTGCCCATATATCCTAGAGACATTTATGCACGTTTCTGATTTTGATGAAACAGACAAAAATGTATCTCAACTAAAACGAAAGTCAGATAGTACACTTTTTCCAGATACCTGTCAGAAGAAGAAAGGCACTAGCTCCCCACATCGTAATGATTCTAGTCTTAGAGTCATTAGCAATTCACCAAAACAATCAATAGGTCAAGCCAAGATAGTATCCTGTAGTCCTTCTGGTGAAGAACCCAAACAAGTGGATGTAGAAAGTACAGACAGTTTACCTTCAGGGAGGCTGCACCGCAAAGTAAAAATTGTattaggaagaaacaaaaaaagaagtcagaagaaaaatgttgaattacatttaaagaacaaaacagaatttCCTGCTACAAGGGAAGAAAATAGTATTTGTAGTTCACCAATACAGTCTTTAGTGGAATTATTTCAAACCAGTGAAGACAATTCTGAGTTTTTGGGTTTTACAAGCTGTTCTGAAAACCATGGTTCATGTGATGTTTTAGAAGTTTGGgaagaagaaactggaaatagTTTATTGTCCatgtttctctcttccccttcttcaacTTCCACATTTACTGGGTTTTAG
- the DBF4 gene encoding protein DBF4 homolog A isoform X4, with product MKAGTMRIRSKGHHPAGGIQIKNEKNRPSLKTVKNDNKSEKSKYKPLWGKVFYLDLPSVVISERLEKDLKELGGRVEEFLSKDISYLISNKKEAKYAQTLGCISPVPSPESTYTGGNTSPHPSCDGSSFKTPDPEFIPSNSILSNALSWGVKILHIDDIKYYIEQKKKELYLIKKSSTSIREVGKRLGVQKTKTGRLKKPFVKVEDSSHHYRPFYLQLSNIPLINYSVPKPCSPFDLDKTSSLQKQMQAKQRNRTGCEADEGRCTPAQPRLRENKRKGYCECCSQKYEALQAHLLSEQHRNFAQSTQYQVVDDIISKLVYDFVEYKNNISRRVKCSIGSFAPITGNTFKRNESEKELELHCVSPNDPQGNPTKQVIKQDFQYQESKDPSQKVAFSSEPIDSFASCSPCPYNSTSKLGEHLDCRKSSIINPVKENIKLDLVQLPLNNDTQGYTPQVSDHKGIRNEKDLEALKTEYCPYILETFMHVSDFDETDKNVSQLKRKSDSTLFPDTCQKKKGTSSPHRNDSSLRVISNSPKQSIGQAKIVSCSPSGEEPKQVDVESTDSLPSGRLHRKVKIVLGRNKKRSQKKNVELHLKNKTEFPATREENSICSSPIQSLVELFQTSEDNSEFLGFTSCSENHGSCDVLEVWEEETGNSLLSMFLSSPSSTSTFTGF from the exons caggtggtattcaaataaaaaatgagaagaatagaCCATCTTTGAAAACTGTGAAAAATGATAACAAATCAGAAAAGTCTAAATATAAGCCACTCTGGGGAAAAGTCTTTTATCTTGATTTGCCATCTGTTGTGATATCTGAAAGGCTGGAAAAGGACCTCAAGGAACTAGGAGGG agagttgaagaatttctcagcaaagatataaGTTAcctaatttcaaataaaaaggaagcaaaatatgCTCAGACATTGGGGTGTATTTCTCCTGTCCCAAGTCCGGAATCAACATATACAGGAGGAAATACTTCACCTCATCCTAGTTGTGATGGAAGTTCATTCAAGACTCCAGATCCA GAATTCATCCCTTCAAATAGTATACTGTCAAATGCTTTATCCTGGGGAGTGAAAATTCTTCATATTGATg atattaaatactatattgaacaaaagaaaaaagaattgtatcTGATCAAGAAATCAAGCACATCAATACGAGAAGTG ggaaaacGATTGGGTgttcagaaaacaaaaa CAGGAAGGCTCAAAAAGCCATTTGTAAAGGTGGAAGATTCAAGTCA CCATTACAGACCATTTTACCTTCAGTTGTCCAATATACCTCTTATAAACTATTCCGTCCCTAAGCCTTGCAGTCCTTTTGATTTGGATAAAACATCTAGTCTGCAGAAACAAATGCAAGCTAAGCAAAG GAACAGAACTGGTTGTGAAGCTGATGAAGGGCGCTGTACCCCCGCACAGCCCCGCCTGCGAGAGAACAAGAGGAAAGGCTACTGTGAGTGCTGCTCCCAGAAGTACGAGGCGCTCCAGGCT catCTTCTAAGTGAACAACACAGAAACTTTGCACAGAGTACTCAGTATCAAGTTGTCGATGATATCATATCCAAGTTGGTGTATGATTTTgtagaatacaaaaataatatatccagaag agtaaaatGCAGTATTGGATCTTTTGCTCCCATTActggaaatacttttaaaaggaaTGAATCTGAAAAGGAACTGGAATTGCACTGTGTTTCCCCAAATGACCCTCAGGGAAATCCAACCAAACAGGTGATAAAACAGGATTTCCAATATCAAGAAAGCAAGGATCCTTCGCAGAAAGTTGCCTTCAGTTCCGAGCCTATAGATTCATTTGCTTCATGCAGCCCATGTCCTTACAATTCAACAAGCAAGCTTGGAGAACATTTGGACTGTAGAAAGTCTTCTATAATAAATCCAGTGAAAGAGAACATTAAGCTGGATTTGGTACAACTACCTCTGAATAATGATACACAGGGATATACTCCTCAAGTTTCTGACcataaaggaattagaaatgaaaaagacttAGAAGCATTAAAAACAGAATACTGCCCATATATCCTAGAGACATTTATGCACGTTTCTGATTTTGATGAAACAGACAAAAATGTATCTCAACTAAAACGAAAGTCAGATAGTACACTTTTTCCAGATACCTGTCAGAAGAAGAAAGGCACTAGCTCCCCACATCGTAATGATTCTAGTCTTAGAGTCATTAGCAATTCACCAAAACAATCAATAGGTCAAGCCAAGATAGTATCCTGTAGTCCTTCTGGTGAAGAACCCAAACAAGTGGATGTAGAAAGTACAGACAGTTTACCTTCAGGGAGGCTGCACCGCAAAGTAAAAATTGTattaggaagaaacaaaaaaagaagtcagaagaaaaatgttgaattacatttaaagaacaaaacagaatttCCTGCTACAAGGGAAGAAAATAGTATTTGTAGTTCACCAATACAGTCTTTAGTGGAATTATTTCAAACCAGTGAAGACAATTCTGAGTTTTTGGGTTTTACAAGCTGTTCTGAAAACCATGGTTCATGTGATGTTTTAGAAGTTTGGgaagaagaaactggaaatagTTTATTGTCCatgtttctctcttccccttcttcaacTTCCACATTTACTGGGTTTTAG